One segment of Paenibacillus rhizovicinus DNA contains the following:
- a CDS encoding response regulator transcription factor, with protein MKLVVADDENLVRFSIRSMIGEMDAAWVIAGEATNGEALLELLAEQQPGVAIVDIHMPGLNGLEAIRQGKALSPMTKWIILTGHSDFAFAREAVKLGASDYLLKPIGTDDLERALYATYKDGREMILLHNERFGSNLSALLHGLIAVRQEDREGVFHQGSFMGAVFEQDLPAGGTARAEAHAAFYRRLTACIDRHLAGGIHLAIVTLPGGELAAVGAWNAVQGCEGKRQTGAFFEDALREAALASSGEEAVTVLATGQCRGFKELNARLAELQQLRELRFFYGFGGVIEHGSLQAATGWQERLTLGRKLSAAIDYLHEGRLLNFQNAAMELEPALAGWELAAAESEKRSLLKYIGHAAPGIRLAEGSSGSAVAQEFRLHGERMLRRLKSKEVGPSDVVSQVLLYVDRHYAEEVAIGQIADLLNVTPSYLSTLFHKKTGLTFMKYLTRLRMGKAEELLLGTRMSIKQIAEAVGYFSTRHFTKLFTEAFGKYPSDYRKSV; from the coding sequence ATGAAGCTGGTCGTGGCCGATGACGAAAATTTAGTCCGATTCTCGATTCGCAGCATGATCGGCGAGATGGACGCGGCATGGGTGATCGCGGGCGAGGCGACGAACGGCGAAGCGCTGCTGGAGCTGCTGGCCGAACAGCAGCCGGGCGTGGCCATCGTCGATATCCATATGCCGGGTCTGAACGGGCTCGAAGCGATCCGGCAAGGGAAAGCCTTGTCTCCCATGACGAAATGGATTATCCTGACCGGCCATTCCGATTTCGCGTTCGCGCGGGAGGCCGTAAAGCTCGGCGCGTCGGACTATCTGCTGAAGCCGATCGGCACGGACGATTTGGAACGCGCGCTCTATGCGACCTACAAGGACGGCCGGGAAATGATTCTGCTGCACAACGAGCGGTTCGGAAGCAACTTGTCGGCGCTGCTTCACGGCTTGATCGCCGTTCGCCAGGAGGACCGCGAAGGGGTTTTCCACCAGGGAAGCTTCATGGGCGCCGTTTTCGAACAGGATCTTCCGGCGGGAGGAACGGCGCGCGCCGAAGCGCACGCCGCGTTCTATAGGCGGCTGACGGCATGCATCGACAGGCATTTGGCCGGCGGCATCCATCTGGCGATCGTCACGCTGCCGGGCGGCGAGCTGGCCGCAGTGGGGGCTTGGAACGCGGTCCAAGGCTGCGAGGGCAAGCGTCAGACGGGCGCATTCTTCGAAGACGCGCTCCGGGAAGCGGCGCTGGCGAGCTCCGGGGAGGAGGCGGTCACCGTGCTTGCGACGGGGCAATGCCGCGGATTCAAGGAGCTGAACGCGCGGCTGGCGGAACTGCAGCAGCTGCGCGAACTGCGGTTCTTCTACGGTTTCGGCGGCGTAATCGAACATGGCAGCCTTCAGGCTGCGACGGGCTGGCAGGAGCGCTTGACGCTGGGGCGCAAGCTGTCGGCGGCGATCGACTATTTGCACGAGGGACGCTTATTGAATTTTCAAAACGCTGCCATGGAGCTGGAACCGGCGCTCGCGGGCTGGGAGCTTGCGGCGGCGGAAAGCGAGAAGCGCTCCCTGCTCAAGTACATCGGGCATGCCGCGCCGGGAATCCGGCTCGCCGAGGGGAGCAGCGGGAGCGCCGTCGCGCAGGAGTTTCGGCTGCACGGGGAGCGGATGCTGCGCCGGCTCAAATCCAAGGAAGTCGGACCAAGCGACGTCGTATCGCAGGTGCTCCTCTACGTCGACCGGCATTATGCCGAGGAGGTCGCCATCGGCCAAATCGCGGATCTCCTGAACGTGACGCCAAGCTATTTGAGCACGCTGTTCCACAAGAAGACGGGCTTGACGTTCATGAAATATTTGACGCGGCTGCGGATGGGGAAGGCCGAGGAGCTGCTGCTCGGGACACGCATGTCGATTAAGCAAATCGCCGAGGCGGTAGGCTACTTCAGCACGCGGCATTTTACGAAGCTGTTCACGGAAGCGTTCGGGAAATATCCGTCCGATTACCGGAAGTCGGTCTAG
- a CDS encoding cache domain-containing sensor histidine kinase, producing MRQSIRLKLTLLFLLTIVLPIVVIVVELPAYYVRSIKEQQSSLMAGTLAALTSHIETYLDDLDRMTVTPYFYDDVMRAMKLKSTYGWNLLTPYEQFEAGQTLSSTLPNALKNTRKDILGTILLPMDGSVYVSSSSNLTGAVENFPFTKQDWYIQALRADGDVAFISVHDQDYLNGARSSVFSVARLIKDPDTRRPLGVIMADADTVAIERMIDGIGLKNGALAAILDDKGKVIYASGPLVGELRAQLASGAGYVHAPGDDYHVVSKTIARSQWGIYVMFPETVVRRQLDRVYAVGIWFAVGGLVVALILYTTVSHWMVTPFKRMIQTMKRVQRGDMSAFYPVKGNDEVAQLGASLNTMISRLGELIDREYRAALGQRNAEYQALQSQIQPHFLYNTLNGFIGLNRSGQSALLERAILSLGGMLRYTLDKNERASLKDEMEFVEKYCELQQMRFADKMEFELDFSPEVYLMLIPKLLLQPLVENAVIHGIEPSKSPCLLRIQAHIVRSPEPGGNGDYLTITVSDNGIGFDTGSGRSGIGVTNVRERLKLAFEHAMLRMRSVPGEGTEASIQIPLKDVMRA from the coding sequence ATGAGACAATCCATTCGGCTCAAGCTAACGTTGCTATTCCTGCTAACGATCGTTCTACCGATTGTCGTCATCGTCGTGGAACTCCCCGCTTATTACGTCAGATCCATCAAAGAGCAGCAGTCCTCGCTAATGGCGGGGACTTTAGCTGCTCTTACGTCGCATATCGAGACTTATCTCGACGACCTCGACCGAATGACGGTTACCCCGTATTTCTATGACGACGTCATGCGCGCGATGAAGCTGAAATCCACGTACGGCTGGAACCTCTTGACGCCCTACGAGCAATTCGAGGCAGGGCAGACCTTGTCGAGCACGCTTCCGAACGCGCTCAAGAATACGCGCAAAGACATCCTCGGGACGATTCTGCTGCCGATGGACGGCTCCGTATACGTGTCCTCGTCAAGTAATCTAACAGGGGCGGTCGAGAACTTCCCATTCACGAAGCAGGACTGGTATATCCAGGCGCTGCGGGCGGACGGCGATGTGGCATTCATCAGCGTTCACGACCAGGATTATCTAAACGGCGCGCGGTCGAGCGTCTTCTCCGTCGCCCGGCTGATCAAGGACCCCGATACCAGACGTCCGCTCGGCGTGATCATGGCGGACGCGGACACGGTCGCCATCGAGCGCATGATCGACGGTATCGGGCTCAAGAACGGCGCATTGGCCGCGATTCTCGACGATAAGGGCAAGGTCATCTACGCCAGCGGTCCCCTCGTCGGCGAGCTGCGCGCGCAATTGGCCTCGGGCGCCGGTTACGTCCATGCGCCGGGCGACGATTATCATGTCGTGAGCAAGACGATCGCAAGGTCGCAGTGGGGCATCTACGTCATGTTCCCCGAAACCGTCGTTCGCAGGCAGCTGGATCGCGTGTACGCCGTCGGCATCTGGTTCGCCGTGGGCGGACTCGTCGTCGCGCTTATCCTGTACACGACCGTCTCCCATTGGATGGTGACCCCGTTCAAACGGATGATCCAGACGATGAAGCGGGTGCAGCGGGGCGATATGTCGGCCTTCTATCCCGTCAAGGGCAACGACGAAGTCGCGCAGCTGGGAGCCAGCCTGAATACGATGATCAGCCGGCTCGGCGAGCTGATCGATCGCGAATACCGCGCCGCGCTCGGACAGCGCAACGCGGAATATCAAGCGCTGCAATCGCAGATCCAGCCGCATTTTCTGTACAATACGCTGAACGGCTTCATCGGGCTGAATCGGTCGGGCCAGAGCGCGCTGCTGGAGCGGGCCATTCTGTCGCTCGGCGGCATGCTCCGGTACACGCTGGACAAGAACGAACGCGCGAGCCTGAAGGATGAGATGGAGTTCGTGGAGAAGTATTGCGAATTGCAGCAAATGCGGTTCGCGGACAAAATGGAGTTCGAGCTCGATTTTTCCCCCGAAGTATACCTCATGCTCATTCCGAAGCTGCTGCTTCAGCCGCTCGTCGAGAACGCGGTCATTCATGGCATCGAGCCAAGCAAGTCACCTTGCCTGCTGCGCATACAAGCGCATATCGTTCGTTCCCCCGAGCCCGGCGGGAACGGGGATTACTTGACGATCACGGTGTCCGATAACGGCATCGGGTTCGATACCGGATCCGGCCGCAGCGGGATCGGCGTGACGAACGTCCGCGAGCGGCTCAAGCTGGCCTTCGAGCACGCGATGCTCCGCATGCGTTCGGTGCCCGGCGAAGGCACGGAGGCCTCCATACAAATTCCGTTGAAGGATGTGATGCGCGCATGA
- a CDS encoding ABC transporter permease, whose amino-acid sequence MSTTTRKISKMSFYSKFLYDWKCNRSFLMMSIPGLIIIALFAYYPMVGVLTAFQDYSLFKGMGGSEWIGFDNFRRFFADPNFYRIVKNTFLLGLYNLLWSFPAPIVLALLINEMVHPRIKRFVQTATYLPYFISVVVIVGIMKSMFSDTGIVNDMLATVDASPIQFFNESGFFRSMYIGSDIWQGVGYSSILYLAAISGIDTEMYDAAKIDGCSRFKQIFLITLPSMRPTIITLFILAVGSIVSVGFEKILLMYSPATYDVADVISTYVYRKGMFDQDYGFSSAIGLFNSVVSIIFLLSANFFSKKFLDEGLW is encoded by the coding sequence ATGTCAACAACGACTAGAAAAATTTCGAAGATGTCCTTTTATTCCAAATTTTTGTACGACTGGAAGTGTAACCGCTCTTTTTTGATGATGTCGATACCTGGACTAATCATAATAGCCTTATTTGCTTATTATCCCATGGTTGGCGTCTTAACTGCTTTTCAAGATTACAGCCTGTTTAAAGGGATGGGCGGCTCCGAGTGGATCGGCTTTGATAACTTCAGACGGTTTTTTGCAGATCCAAACTTCTATCGAATTGTGAAAAACACGTTCCTGCTCGGTCTTTATAACTTGCTGTGGTCTTTCCCCGCACCCATTGTTCTGGCTTTATTGATTAATGAAATGGTGCACCCGAGAATCAAGCGATTTGTCCAAACCGCTACCTATTTGCCTTACTTTATATCGGTTGTCGTAATCGTTGGGATTATGAAATCGATGTTCAGCGATACAGGCATAGTGAATGATATGTTAGCGACGGTCGATGCAAGTCCGATCCAGTTTTTCAACGAATCCGGCTTTTTCAGAAGCATGTATATCGGCTCAGACATTTGGCAGGGAGTCGGCTATTCCAGCATCCTCTACTTGGCTGCTATTTCAGGGATCGACACGGAAATGTACGATGCGGCCAAGATCGACGGCTGTTCAAGGTTCAAGCAGATTTTTCTGATCACCTTGCCAAGTATGCGCCCGACCATTATTACGCTGTTCATTCTGGCCGTAGGGAGCATTGTCAGCGTCGGATTCGAAAAAATACTGTTAATGTATAGCCCTGCTACGTATGACGTTGCCGACGTTATTTCTACTTATGTTTACCGCAAAGGGATGTTCGATCAAGATTATGGATTCTCAAGCGCTATCGGGCTGTTTAACAGCGTGGTTTCTATTATCTTCTTGCTGAGTGCAAACTTCTTCTCCAAAAAATTCTTAGATGAAGGTTTGTGGTGA
- a CDS encoding carbohydrate ABC transporter permease has translation MKNPNRIRDPIEDQVFLAIVYIILAITVLIMLYPFAYVLSVSISDPAEVMAGKVSFYPRGFDKGAYQTMINHPVFYTAYRNTILYTAVGTLLTLFFTSITAYPLSKDKFQMRSYIAQIYIVTMFFSGGMIPTYLAFKSMNLINTFWVMVLPGALSAWNVILMRSFFRNIPEALSESAQIDGASNLQIYARIYLPLSKPILATIGLFTAVGIWNGYFSALLYLNDNTKYPLQMILRSILITASVDPSDKGAYADLTHSPTESLKMASIVISTLPIMCIYPFIQKYFVKSLMVGSIKG, from the coding sequence ATGAAAAATCCGAACAGAATTAGAGATCCGATCGAAGATCAGGTTTTTCTTGCCATCGTCTATATCATATTAGCGATTACCGTCTTGATCATGCTGTATCCTTTTGCCTACGTTCTATCCGTTTCGATCAGCGATCCGGCGGAAGTCATGGCGGGGAAGGTTTCGTTCTATCCGCGCGGTTTTGACAAAGGCGCATACCAGACGATGATTAACCACCCTGTTTTTTATACAGCGTACAGAAACACGATATTATATACCGCGGTCGGTACGCTCTTAACCTTGTTTTTCACTTCCATTACGGCTTATCCGCTTTCCAAAGACAAGTTTCAAATGCGGTCCTATATCGCCCAAATCTACATCGTAACGATGTTTTTCAGCGGCGGCATGATTCCGACCTATCTGGCATTCAAGTCGATGAATCTGATCAATACGTTTTGGGTTATGGTTCTTCCCGGGGCTTTGTCCGCGTGGAACGTCATTCTAATGAGATCCTTCTTTAGGAATATACCTGAGGCCTTGAGCGAATCCGCTCAAATTGATGGCGCCTCGAATCTTCAGATTTATGCCAGAATCTACTTGCCGCTTTCCAAGCCAATTCTGGCCACGATCGGTTTGTTTACGGCAGTCGGCATTTGGAATGGGTATTTCTCAGCGCTGCTCTATTTGAATGACAACACCAAATATCCGTTGCAAATGATATTAAGAAGTATATTGATTACGGCATCCGTCGATCCAAGCGATAAAGGCGCTTATGCTGACTTAACTCACTCTCCTACAGAATCGTTGAAAATGGCATCTATTGTTATATCCACGCTTCCTATTATGTGTATTTATCCTTTTATACAAAAGTATTTTGTGAAGAGTCTGATGGTAGGCTCAATAAAAGGATGA
- a CDS encoding carbohydrate ABC transporter permease has translation MAKTTTAVRGARAAAPPQGPVRKRMRSTAWLNLLYVPALLLFAVFIFYPFVKGVQISFTNWNGYNQEYKWIGSSNYKRFFSDPDMGRVIRNTLIYGVGSAFLQNLIGLAYALFLNMSIRTRGLVRTVIYLPVIISSLIMGYIWYFFFQYDGGAINDILLLFQDEPSNLLGDKDLNSWIITFVNTYQYLGIAMVLFLAGLQTIPKDYYEAATIDGATAVSRFRHITWPLIAPSLTISMVLNLIGGLKLFDVIVAMTNSGPGYASASMSSIMYLLYFGREDAGYAATIGILMFAMISVVSIFALYLLRRREVHA, from the coding sequence ATGGCGAAAACAACCACTGCCGTTCGGGGCGCCCGCGCGGCCGCGCCGCCGCAGGGGCCTGTCCGCAAGCGGATGCGCAGCACCGCATGGCTTAATTTGCTCTACGTACCGGCATTGCTCCTGTTCGCGGTGTTCATTTTCTATCCGTTCGTCAAGGGCGTCCAGATTTCGTTCACCAACTGGAACGGCTACAATCAGGAGTACAAATGGATTGGCAGCTCGAACTACAAGCGTTTCTTCAGCGACCCCGACATGGGACGAGTCATTCGCAATACGCTGATCTACGGCGTAGGCAGCGCCTTCCTGCAGAATCTCATCGGCTTGGCTTACGCGCTGTTCCTGAACATGAGCATCCGAACGCGCGGCCTCGTACGGACGGTCATCTACCTGCCCGTCATCATCAGCTCGCTGATCATGGGCTATATCTGGTATTTTTTCTTTCAATACGACGGCGGCGCCATTAACGATATCCTGCTGTTGTTCCAGGACGAACCGTCCAACCTGCTCGGGGACAAGGATCTGAACAGCTGGATCATCACCTTCGTCAACACGTATCAATACCTCGGGATCGCGATGGTCTTGTTCCTGGCGGGCCTGCAGACGATTCCCAAGGACTATTACGAGGCGGCGACGATCGACGGCGCCACGGCCGTCAGCAGATTCCGGCACATTACGTGGCCCTTGATCGCTCCGTCCTTGACGATCAGCATGGTGCTTAATCTGATCGGCGGGCTGAAGCTGTTCGACGTCATCGTCGCGATGACGAACAGCGGCCCCGGCTATGCTTCGGCCTCGATGTCGTCCATCATGTACCTGCTCTACTTCGGCAGGGAGGATGCCGGCTATGCGGCCACGATCGGCATACTGATGTTCGCCATGATTTCCGTCGTCAGCATCTTCGCTTTGTACCTGCTGCGCAGAAGGGAGGTTCACGCTTGA
- a CDS encoding carbohydrate ABC transporter permease, producing the protein MRRSRSVWLTFLSLVICLIHILPFYILLTTSFKAADDLSSKWVMPGYLFLDNFSNAWREASLATAFRSNIIVTAVSVLLIILVGSIAAYPLARYQTRWNQFIYAVFVSALIVPPLTILVPLYKFMVDIGGMNQYWGIILLFVTFNLPMTIFLYTGFISTIPRELDEAAMIDGAGRFELFYRILLPLLKPITATVIILTGVAVWNDYQFSVFFLQHPHTRTITVALASFFGQYNSNIGWVAAGSLMGALPMIVLYLFLQRYFISGLASGAIKG; encoded by the coding sequence ATGAGAAGGTCCCGCTCGGTCTGGCTGACGTTCTTGTCGCTCGTCATTTGCCTGATTCATATTCTCCCCTTCTACATCTTGCTGACGACCTCGTTCAAAGCGGCGGACGACCTGAGCTCCAAATGGGTCATGCCGGGCTATCTGTTCCTCGACAATTTCTCCAACGCCTGGCGCGAAGCGAGCTTGGCGACGGCGTTCCGCAGCAACATCATCGTAACGGCCGTCTCGGTCCTGCTGATCATCCTGGTCGGCTCCATCGCCGCCTATCCGCTGGCCCGGTACCAGACGCGCTGGAATCAGTTCATCTACGCGGTATTCGTATCCGCGCTCATCGTGCCGCCGCTTACGATTCTCGTGCCTCTCTATAAATTCATGGTCGATATCGGCGGCATGAATCAATACTGGGGCATCATCCTCCTGTTCGTGACGTTCAACCTGCCGATGACAATCTTCCTGTACACGGGCTTCATCAGCACGATCCCGAGGGAGCTCGACGAGGCCGCGATGATCGACGGCGCAGGACGCTTCGAACTGTTTTATCGCATCCTGCTGCCCCTCTTGAAGCCGATTACGGCCACGGTCATTATTTTGACGGGCGTCGCGGTTTGGAACGACTATCAATTCTCGGTCTTCTTCCTGCAGCATCCGCATACGCGGACGATCACGGTCGCGCTCGCGTCGTTCTTCGGCCAATACAACAGCAATATCGGATGGGTGGCCGCGGGCTCGCTCATGGGTGCCCTGCCGATGATCGTCCTGTATCTGTTCCTGCAGCGGTACTTCATCTCAGGTCTTGCCTCCGGCGCCATCAAAGGATAG
- a CDS encoding serine hydrolase domain-containing protein, producing the protein MMDFAPLSKFIDRITAWRIPWAEVLVVHRNETVFRYRAGCADLEANIPIDEDRIIYLYSLTKIMTCVAALQLVEKGAILLGDPISEYLPEFTEMTVRKQQEDGGHATEPAQHPITVRDLFTMTAGFSYDLASPSLRDALKRTDGKMTTREFATALAQEPLLFEPGTRWNYSLCHDVLAALVEAVDGRRFSLYVRDEITGPLSMADTGFHLSEAQLGRLAPQYEYKDELGKAVRMDGNWYRLGSEFDSGGAGLLSTVSDYARFLNALTNRGTSPEGARILSAASIDLMRTDHLTARTRGDYNWAHHAGYGYGLGVRTHVSEAGSGSLSPLGEFGWSGAAGSFAIIDPESQLTVMYAQHLVNNQEPYVHPRLKNIVYSCLEK; encoded by the coding sequence ATGATGGATTTTGCACCGCTTTCGAAGTTTATCGATCGCATCACCGCTTGGCGCATTCCATGGGCGGAAGTGCTGGTCGTGCACCGGAACGAGACGGTTTTCCGCTACCGTGCAGGCTGCGCCGATCTGGAAGCGAATATCCCCATCGACGAGGACAGAATTATCTATCTCTATTCGCTTACGAAGATTATGACCTGCGTAGCCGCGCTTCAGCTGGTGGAGAAGGGAGCGATTCTGCTCGGCGATCCGATCTCCGAATACCTGCCGGAATTTACCGAAATGACCGTGCGAAAGCAGCAGGAGGACGGCGGACATGCGACGGAGCCGGCGCAGCATCCGATCACGGTTCGCGACTTGTTCACGATGACGGCCGGCTTCTCCTACGACCTCGCTTCCCCATCCTTGCGCGATGCATTGAAACGCACGGACGGCAAGATGACGACCCGCGAGTTTGCGACGGCCCTCGCCCAAGAACCGCTGCTTTTCGAACCGGGGACCCGGTGGAACTACAGTCTGTGCCATGACGTTCTCGCGGCGCTTGTGGAGGCGGTCGACGGAAGACGCTTCAGCCTGTACGTGCGCGATGAAATTACCGGTCCGTTAAGCATGGCCGACACCGGCTTTCACCTGTCGGAAGCGCAGCTCGGCCGTCTTGCTCCGCAATACGAATACAAGGACGAGCTGGGCAAGGCGGTCCGCATGGACGGGAATTGGTACCGCCTCGGCTCGGAATTCGATAGCGGCGGAGCCGGCCTGCTGTCGACCGTAAGCGATTATGCGCGCTTCCTTAACGCGCTGACCAATCGCGGCACAAGCCCGGAAGGCGCGCGCATCCTGTCCGCTGCCAGCATCGATCTGATGAGGACCGATCACCTGACCGCGCGCACGAGGGGAGATTACAATTGGGCGCATCACGCAGGTTACGGATACGGGCTGGGCGTAAGAACCCATGTCTCTGAAGCGGGCAGCGGCTCCTTGTCCCCGCTCGGCGAATTCGGCTGGAGCGGCGCTGCAGGCAGCTTCGCGATCATCGATCCCGAATCGCAGTTGACCGTTATGTATGCGCAGCATTTGGTGAACAATCAGGAGCCTTACGTACATCCCCGATTAAAAAACATCGTTTACTCGTGCCTGGAAAAGTAA
- a CDS encoding TetR/AcrR family transcriptional regulator: MNATPTTSEKILLATISLMAEKGYDSTTTKEIALAAGVNEVTLFRHFGTKEKLLEAAFSQFHYGNEMTMLFNESLKGHLHEDLLAISRTYHAIMNRNRELISIALKGSSTLPDSVLQEASRNPKSLKNLLVDYLTRMSSEDKAVSSNPEIQALSFMWMNYGAFISGLNTKEAVSENTLDEFIEESVRLFTKALSP; encoded by the coding sequence ATGAATGCCACTCCAACAACAAGCGAAAAAATATTACTGGCAACCATCAGCCTTATGGCGGAAAAAGGCTATGACAGCACAACGACCAAAGAAATCGCTCTGGCTGCAGGAGTGAATGAAGTCACTTTATTTCGGCATTTTGGAACGAAGGAGAAGCTGCTTGAGGCTGCCTTCAGTCAATTTCACTATGGCAATGAGATGACTATGCTCTTTAACGAGAGCCTTAAAGGACATCTCCATGAAGATCTGCTTGCCATAAGTCGAACGTATCATGCTATCATGAACCGGAACCGAGAGTTAATTTCAATCGCGCTTAAAGGAAGCAGCACTCTGCCCGACTCCGTTCTACAGGAGGCTTCGCGCAACCCGAAAAGCTTGAAAAATTTGCTCGTTGATTATCTAACCAGAATGTCATCAGAAGACAAAGCAGTTTCCTCAAACCCCGAGATCCAAGCATTGTCATTTATGTGGATGAATTACGGAGCTTTCATCAGTGGACTAAATACCAAAGAAGCCGTCTCAGAAAATACGCTGGACGAATTTATCGAAGAAAGCGTACGTTTATTTACTAAGGCGCTTAGCCCATAA
- a CDS encoding ABC transporter substrate-binding protein: protein MKLETETEGKNGAESGQSELGRILRMRKTWFTVIALLLIVSTALVGCSERSGSNGNDSGNKAASNDGGNAPKTDDTANAPKTDGGEKVRLTVYSTIGELKNQDMMKSIAADFTKENPNIQVEFQFPGAEYENILKVKMAANDLPDVFDTHGWAVIRYDKYLADLKDEAWAPNLTDTIKPVVTNKDGKVEALVLSEAKDGISYNADLLAKYGIAPPTTFAELMDAAKKLKTDSNGDVTPFFMSGIDNGMIGGFLDLYATSEYISPATNDASTLLDGSFDWKKWTPLAQKLLDLQKNGYINKDVLTAKYTDMPQRFAQGKIAFVFGAPSFADEVYKVNKDVKIGIMPLTTMVDGDSQTFSGGERYTMGAWKDGKHLEESKKLIAFFSKPENMSKIANATKLPPGLKDITSEHEFTKYYEQFSSVRVFPYFDRVYLPNGMWDVMCKTGTALVAGDVTPEQFADKMKQEYDRLRNQ from the coding sequence ATGAAACTGGAAACGGAAACGGAAGGCAAGAACGGTGCCGAATCCGGCCAAAGCGAATTGGGGAGGATTCTAAGAATGAGGAAGACTTGGTTCACCGTTATCGCACTATTGCTTATCGTCTCGACCGCACTCGTCGGGTGCTCGGAGCGTTCAGGCAGCAACGGCAATGATTCCGGAAACAAAGCGGCATCGAATGATGGCGGCAACGCCCCCAAGACCGACGATACGGCAAACGCGCCCAAAACGGACGGCGGGGAGAAGGTCCGTCTGACGGTGTACAGCACGATCGGAGAATTGAAGAACCAGGACATGATGAAATCGATCGCGGCGGACTTCACGAAAGAGAACCCGAACATACAGGTGGAATTTCAATTTCCCGGCGCGGAATACGAGAACATCCTGAAGGTCAAGATGGCCGCGAACGATCTGCCGGACGTGTTCGATACGCACGGTTGGGCCGTCATCCGCTACGACAAGTATCTGGCCGACCTGAAGGACGAGGCTTGGGCGCCTAATCTGACCGACACGATCAAGCCGGTGGTCACGAACAAGGACGGCAAGGTCGAAGCGCTCGTGCTGAGCGAGGCGAAGGACGGCATCTCGTACAACGCCGATTTGCTCGCCAAATACGGCATCGCGCCGCCGACGACGTTCGCGGAGCTGATGGACGCCGCGAAGAAATTGAAAACGGACAGCAACGGGGACGTGACGCCGTTCTTCATGTCGGGCATCGATAACGGCATGATCGGCGGATTCCTTGATCTCTACGCCACCTCCGAGTACATCAGCCCGGCCACGAACGACGCGTCGACGCTGCTGGACGGCTCGTTCGACTGGAAGAAATGGACGCCGCTCGCCCAGAAGCTGCTCGACTTGCAGAAGAACGGCTATATCAACAAAGACGTCCTGACCGCGAAATACACGGATATGCCTCAGCGCTTCGCGCAAGGGAAGATCGCGTTCGTCTTCGGCGCTCCTTCGTTCGCGGACGAAGTCTACAAAGTCAACAAGGACGTGAAGATCGGCATCATGCCGCTCACGACGATGGTCGACGGCGATTCGCAGACGTTCTCCGGCGGCGAACGCTACACGATGGGCGCCTGGAAGGACGGCAAGCATCTGGAGGAGTCGAAGAAACTGATCGCCTTCTTCTCCAAGCCGGAGAACATGTCGAAGATCGCAAACGCCACGAAGCTGCCTCCGGGCCTCAAGGATATTACGTCCGAGCATGAATTCACGAAATATTACGAGCAATTCAGCTCCGTTCGCGTATTTCCTTACTTCGACCGCGTCTATCTGCCGAACGGCATGTGGGACGTCATGTGCAAGACGGGCACGGCGCTCGTCGCGGGCGACGTCACGCCGGAGCAGTTCGCCGACAAAATGAAGCAGGAATACGACCGGCTCCGCAATCAATAG